The window GCACTAAAATAGCGAACGTGACAGCCGACGCCAAGGTGGCTGGCTTTGCTTTGGGAAACCGGCAGCCGTACCTGCGCGTGATCTCTAATTCAGAACCGCGCTGGGTAAACCTGAGTCCCGCAGGGCTGCTGATAACCAAGCAGAAGATCGACCGCGATGCCGTGTGCCGCCAGACGCCCAAGTGCGTTGTCTCCCTGGAGGTCATGTCAAACTCCATGGAGATCTGCGTGATCAAGATTGAGATCATTGACGTGAATGACAATGCACCACGCTTTCCCGCCCCGCGAATTGACCTGGAGATCTCTGAGAATGCTGCACCTGGCACACGCTACCCTCTGGAGAGTGCCAGCGACCCAGATGCAGGAAGCAATGGCGTCCAGACCTACACCATCACCCCCAACGACATCTTCGGACTGGAGATCAAGACTAGGGGTGATGGGTCCAAGATTGCCGAGCTTGTCGTGGAGAAAATGCTGGACCGAGAAAGTCAGTCGCACTACACCTTCGAGATTACAGCCGAGGATGGAGGCGACCCACCCAAGACTGGCACAGTGCAGCTCAATGTCAAGGTGCTGGACTCCAACGACAACAACCCGGTGTTCGACGAGCCTGTGTACACTGTGAACGTGATGGAGAACGCCCCAATGAACACCCTCGTCATCGACTTGAACGCCACAGACCCTGATGAGGGAACGAACGGTGAGGTTGTGTACTCCTTCATTAACTTTGTGTCCAACCTCACCAAGCAGATGTTTAAGATTGACCCCAAGACTGGCGTCATCACGGTCAACGGCATGCTGGACCACGAGGAACTGCGTGTGCATGAAATCGACGTACAGGCCAAGGATCTTGGGCCCAACTCAATCCCCGCACACTGCAAGGTGATCGTAAATGTGGTGGACGTGAACGACAACGCCCCTGAGATCAAACTGCTGTCTGAGAACAGCGAGATGGTGGAAGTGAGCGAGAACGCTCCCCTGGGCTACGTCATTGCACTGGTACGTGTGTCAGACAGTGACTCTGGCGCCAATGGGAAAGTGCAGTGCAGGCTTCAGGGTAATGTACCCTTCCGCCTGAATGAGTTTGAGAGCTTTTCCACCCTGCTGGTGGATGGGCGCCTGGACAGGGAGCAAAGGGACACGTACAACCTGACCATCGTCGCAGAGGACAGCGGCTACCCACCTTTGCGTAGCTCAAAGTCCTTTGCGGTGAAGGTGACGGACGAGAACGACAACCCACCATACTTCACCAAGCCACACTACCAAGCCATGGTGCTGGAGAACAATGTACCAGGTGCCTTCCTGCTCGCTGTGTCGGCACGTGACCCAGACTTGGGAATGAATGGCACTGTGTCTTACGAGATTGTCAAGTCTGAGGTACGTGGCATGTCTGTGGAGTCTTACGTAACAGTCAATGCCAATGGAGAGATCTATGGCGTACGTGCATTCAACCACGAGGACACCAGAACATTTGAGTTCAAGGTTTCAGCCCGTGACGGCGGTGACCCTTCGCTCAGCAGCAATGCCACGGTGCGCATTGTTGTGCTTGATGTCAATGACAACACCCCTGTCATGACTACGCCACCGCTCGtcaatggcactgctgaggtgtccATCCCCAAGAACGCAGGCGTCGGCTACCTGGTCACGCAGATCAAGGCCGATGACTACGACGAGGGCGAAAACGGTCGCCTCACTTACTCCATCTCCGAGGGAGACATGGCCTACTTCGAGATCGACCAGATCAACGGCGAGGTGCGCACCACCAAAACCTTCGGCGAGAACGCCAAGCCCTCCTACCAGATCACAGTGGTGGCGCACGACCACGGCCAGACGTCGCTATCCGCCTCGGCTTACATCGTCATCTACCTCTCGCCTGACCTCAACACACAGGAGCAAATGGGGGCCATCAACCTGTCCCTCATCTTCATCATCGCCTTGGGGTCCATCGCTGCCATCCTCTTCGTCACCATGATCTTTGTGGCGGTCAAATGCAAACGGGATAACAAGGAAATCCGGACGTACAACTGCAGGTACCTGAGCCgtttttgatgttgtgtttcCATTGGTTGCCATGTCTATGTTTATCGTGCATACTGTGACTGCTTGctgcttattatattatatcatattatatcatatcagcTGTGCTTATGGCAGTGCTATGCATGTTTGATGCTTCATGGCTCTGTATCTCAGATTGCTGTTGAAAGTgatttttaaagtggtttatcTGGtgttactgtgtgtagtgtgcatGTAACTAGGTCGTACTGGGCTGCGGTCAAGCATGACTGCAGTGGCAAAATGTACCAGTACAAAAAAACAacggaaaacaaaaaaaaaaaaaaaagcagagcagaGCAGGAAGCTGGCACACGGCTGTGTACAactactgtgtatatatatatttatatatttattttcaaatgATTGACATCACTGAAAATAACCTACTGCTGCTTGGTGTTAGACACTTTAAAACaacaacttttatattttatgagACACTTAAAACACATGTCATTCCATCACATTCACATTGAAgtgatgagaaaaaaaatatatatatatatatatatatatatatgactgtatAGTACCTGATAGTCCCAGATGACTAAAAGCCTACAAAAAGATGATCTAtaggactaaaataaaaaatatagatatttttggACACTTACATAACATTAGGGCTGGGCATCACAATCATGATTGGCCCAAAAATTTACCTGATTTTGATTCAAAAGGCCACAATTCAGTTTCATTTCTGATTTGATTCAGtattttattgattcattcaaaaatatacttttatcCATAATATATTATTTACTATAATATCAAGAATCAACCCAAAGAACAAAGTTTGCCCAGAATATTGTATTATAAATGTTCACATTTTAAAGATTGAACTTAAGTTTCTATGAATCAATTCATATTGAATCATTCAAATGcagatacatatatttttaacccAGTTTTGCTTATTTCTGCACTCCTAGAGGTTCTAATTTCCAATTTCCTAGAGAGAGATTACGCCTAATCATACACATCATAGTAAAACATTTAGTTTTTATGGGAAATCTCCATTAAAAGTGCTGTTTATTCCAAGACTAGGCTTCATTTCTATCTGGGAAACGCCACCTTTAGAGCAAACTGTTATCTGTAGCACTTATATCACTGAATGAGCCTCTCATCAGCATCAAGTGATGAGACAACATGTGTCTGACCAGCTGCTCCTCAACTGTCAGATCCTATTAAGGTGACAGATTTGAGAGAtttgacttatatatatatatatatatatatatatatatatatatatatatatatatatatatatatatatatataatagaacagTCATCATATGGCCTAAAAcgatataaaacaatataaaaaaaatgtagggcATATATTTTTgaaggtgggcaatatggctatttttttatataatcataTTGTGATCCATTTTCTTATCATCATATCGATGTATCAACATTATAATATAGTGTTTTAAAGCATATTGAGTATATAACAAGCTTATCTCTCATTATAGAGAGTGGAATTAGTCTTAAAATTTG of the Astyanax mexicanus isolate ESR-SI-001 chromosome 10, AstMex3_surface, whole genome shotgun sequence genome contains:
- the pcdh19 gene encoding protocadherin-19 isoform X4 produces the protein MYLAHVLLRLLLCCTSASAVFNLKYSVEEELRAGTKIANVTADAKVAGFALGNRQPYLRVISNSEPRWVNLSPAGLLITKQKIDRDAVCRQTPKCVVSLEVMSNSMEICVIKIEIIDVNDNAPRFPAPRIDLEISENAAPGTRYPLESASDPDAGSNGVQTYTITPNDIFGLEIKTRGDGSKIAELVVEKMLDRESQSHYTFEITAEDGGDPPKTGTVQLNVKVLDSNDNNPVFDEPVYTVNVMENAPMNTLVIDLNATDPDEGTNGEVVYSFINFVSNLTKQMFKIDPKTGVITVNGMLDHEELRVHEIDVQAKDLGPNSIPAHCKVIVNVVDVNDNAPEIKLLSENSEMVEVSENAPLGYVIALVRVSDSDSGANGKVQCRLQGNVPFRLNEFESFSTLLVDGRLDREQRDTYNLTIVAEDSGYPPLRSSKSFAVKVTDENDNPPYFTKPHYQAMVLENNVPGAFLLAVSARDPDLGMNGTVSYEIVKSEVRGMSVESYVTVNANGEIYGVRAFNHEDTRTFEFKVSARDGGDPSLSSNATVRIVVLDVNDNTPVMTTPPLVNGTAEVSIPKNAGVGYLVTQIKADDYDEGENGRLTYSISEGDMAYFEIDQINGEVRTTKTFGENAKPSYQITVVAHDHGQTSLSASAYIVIYLSPDLNTQEQMGAINLSLIFIIALGSIAAILFVTMIFVAVKCKRDNKEIRTYNCRVAEYSYGNQKKSSKKKKLSKNDIRLVPRDVEETDKMNVTENYSIDSSYVNSRAHLIKSTSTFKDMEGNSLKDSGHEESDQTDSEHDVQRGHYADTAVNDVLNMTVPPNSCQLPDQDPSEGFHCQDECRILGHSDRCWMPRVPMPARAKSPEHGRNVIALSIEATTVDVPHYEDCGTTKRTFATFGKDGPEEERGGEPKGKRVGETTAVCSPKANGAVREAGNGREAVSPITSPVHLKSPQSKAPSAYNTLKCRDAERIANHSLLRQPEGKDSEPAVREINTLLQDGREKESPGSKRLKDIVL
- the pcdh19 gene encoding protocadherin-19 isoform X3 encodes the protein MYLAHVLLRLLLCCTSASAVFNLKYSVEEELRAGTKIANVTADAKVAGFALGNRQPYLRVISNSEPRWVNLSPAGLLITKQKIDRDAVCRQTPKCVVSLEVMSNSMEICVIKIEIIDVNDNAPRFPAPRIDLEISENAAPGTRYPLESASDPDAGSNGVQTYTITPNDIFGLEIKTRGDGSKIAELVVEKMLDRESQSHYTFEITAEDGGDPPKTGTVQLNVKVLDSNDNNPVFDEPVYTVNVMENAPMNTLVIDLNATDPDEGTNGEVVYSFINFVSNLTKQMFKIDPKTGVITVNGMLDHEELRVHEIDVQAKDLGPNSIPAHCKVIVNVVDVNDNAPEIKLLSENSEMVEVSENAPLGYVIALVRVSDSDSGANGKVQCRLQGNVPFRLNEFESFSTLLVDGRLDREQRDTYNLTIVAEDSGYPPLRSSKSFAVKVTDENDNPPYFTKPHYQAMVLENNVPGAFLLAVSARDPDLGMNGTVSYEIVKSEVRGMSVESYVTVNANGEIYGVRAFNHEDTRTFEFKVSARDGGDPSLSSNATVRIVVLDVNDNTPVMTTPPLVNGTAEVSIPKNAGVGYLVTQIKADDYDEGENGRLTYSISEGDMAYFEIDQINGEVRTTKTFGENAKPSYQITVVAHDHGQTSLSASAYIVIYLSPDLNTQEQMGAINLSLIFIIALGSIAAILFVTMIFVAVKCKRDNKEIRTYNCSFFYLRRVAEYSYGNQKKSSKKKKLSKNDIRLVPRDVEETDKMNVTENYSIDSSYVNSRAHLIKSTSTFKDMEGNSLKDSGHEESDQTDSEHDVQRGHYADTAVNDVLNMTVPPNSCQLPDQDPSEGFHCQDECRILGHSDRCWMPRVPMPARAKSPEHGRNVIALSIEATTVDVPHYEDCGTTKRTFATFGKDGPEEERGGEPKGKRVGETTAVCSPKANGAVREAGNGREAVSPITSPVHLKSPQSKAPSAYNTLKCRDAERIANHSLLRQPEGKDSEPAVREINTLLQDGREKESPGSKRLKDIVL
- the pcdh19 gene encoding protocadherin-19 isoform X2, coding for MYLAHVLLRLLLCCTSASAVFNLKYSVEEELRAGTKIANVTADAKVAGFALGNRQPYLRVISNSEPRWVNLSPAGLLITKQKIDRDAVCRQTPKCVVSLEVMSNSMEICVIKIEIIDVNDNAPRFPAPRIDLEISENAAPGTRYPLESASDPDAGSNGVQTYTITPNDIFGLEIKTRGDGSKIAELVVEKMLDRESQSHYTFEITAEDGGDPPKTGTVQLNVKVLDSNDNNPVFDEPVYTVNVMENAPMNTLVIDLNATDPDEGTNGEVVYSFINFVSNLTKQMFKIDPKTGVITVNGMLDHEELRVHEIDVQAKDLGPNSIPAHCKVIVNVVDVNDNAPEIKLLSENSEMVEVSENAPLGYVIALVRVSDSDSGANGKVQCRLQGNVPFRLNEFESFSTLLVDGRLDREQRDTYNLTIVAEDSGYPPLRSSKSFAVKVTDENDNPPYFTKPHYQAMVLENNVPGAFLLAVSARDPDLGMNGTVSYEIVKSEVRGMSVESYVTVNANGEIYGVRAFNHEDTRTFEFKVSARDGGDPSLSSNATVRIVVLDVNDNTPVMTTPPLVNGTAEVSIPKNAGVGYLVTQIKADDYDEGENGRLTYSISEGDMAYFEIDQINGEVRTTKTFGENAKPSYQITVVAHDHGQTSLSASAYIVIYLSPDLNTQEQMGAINLSLIFIIALGSIAAILFVTMIFVAVKCKRDNKEIRTYNCRVAEYSYGNQKKSSKKKKLSKNDIRLVPRDVEETDKMNVVSCSSLTSSLNYFDYHQQTLPLGCRRSESTFLNVENQNSRNAAPNHGYHHTFTGQGPQQPDLIINGMPLPETENYSIDSSYVNSRAHLIKSTSTFKDMEGNSLKDSGHEESDQTDSEHDVQRGHYADTAVNDVLNMTVPPNSCQLPDQDPSEGFHCQDECRILGHSDRCWMPRVPMPARAKSPEHGRNVIALSIEATTVDVPHYEDCGTTKRTFATFGKDGPEEERGGEPKGKRVGETTAVCSPKANGAVREAGNGREAVSPITSPVHLKSPQSKAPSAYNTLKCRDAERIANHSLLRQPEGKDSEPAVREINTLLQDGREKESPGSKRLKDIVL
- the pcdh19 gene encoding protocadherin-19 isoform X1, whose amino-acid sequence is MYLAHVLLRLLLCCTSASAVFNLKYSVEEELRAGTKIANVTADAKVAGFALGNRQPYLRVISNSEPRWVNLSPAGLLITKQKIDRDAVCRQTPKCVVSLEVMSNSMEICVIKIEIIDVNDNAPRFPAPRIDLEISENAAPGTRYPLESASDPDAGSNGVQTYTITPNDIFGLEIKTRGDGSKIAELVVEKMLDRESQSHYTFEITAEDGGDPPKTGTVQLNVKVLDSNDNNPVFDEPVYTVNVMENAPMNTLVIDLNATDPDEGTNGEVVYSFINFVSNLTKQMFKIDPKTGVITVNGMLDHEELRVHEIDVQAKDLGPNSIPAHCKVIVNVVDVNDNAPEIKLLSENSEMVEVSENAPLGYVIALVRVSDSDSGANGKVQCRLQGNVPFRLNEFESFSTLLVDGRLDREQRDTYNLTIVAEDSGYPPLRSSKSFAVKVTDENDNPPYFTKPHYQAMVLENNVPGAFLLAVSARDPDLGMNGTVSYEIVKSEVRGMSVESYVTVNANGEIYGVRAFNHEDTRTFEFKVSARDGGDPSLSSNATVRIVVLDVNDNTPVMTTPPLVNGTAEVSIPKNAGVGYLVTQIKADDYDEGENGRLTYSISEGDMAYFEIDQINGEVRTTKTFGENAKPSYQITVVAHDHGQTSLSASAYIVIYLSPDLNTQEQMGAINLSLIFIIALGSIAAILFVTMIFVAVKCKRDNKEIRTYNCSFFYLRRVAEYSYGNQKKSSKKKKLSKNDIRLVPRDVEETDKMNVVSCSSLTSSLNYFDYHQQTLPLGCRRSESTFLNVENQNSRNAAPNHGYHHTFTGQGPQQPDLIINGMPLPETENYSIDSSYVNSRAHLIKSTSTFKDMEGNSLKDSGHEESDQTDSEHDVQRGHYADTAVNDVLNMTVPPNSCQLPDQDPSEGFHCQDECRILGHSDRCWMPRVPMPARAKSPEHGRNVIALSIEATTVDVPHYEDCGTTKRTFATFGKDGPEEERGGEPKGKRVGETTAVCSPKANGAVREAGNGREAVSPITSPVHLKSPQSKAPSAYNTLKCRDAERIANHSLLRQPEGKDSEPAVREINTLLQDGREKESPGSKRLKDIVL